Proteins encoded by one window of Marixanthomonas sp. SCSIO 43207:
- a CDS encoding carboxypeptidase-like regulatory domain-containing protein, translating to MKTKSLPLLFVLLFISTALFSQKAVVKGVILNEENQPVVGASVSYENEGTLSDFNGYYLIEIPANQDVTLTFSHVSHKKVQLSLNLGTNEDYELNPVMSTNVEQIATVVISGRERKRVQGITTISPEAIRKIPGANAGVENLLKSLPGVNSNNALSTQYAVRGGNYDENLVYVNEIEVYRPFLIRSGQQEGLSFVNSDLTANVDFSAGGFQAKYGDKLSSVLDITYRRPADFSATADLSLLGASVSAGGISNNGRLTGIVGLRYRDNSLFVDAKQTETNFKPRFADAQTYLTYKFSNKFELGFLGNISLNSYDYEPLTRQTNFGTLSDPRALVVFYEGQEEDRYKTYFGALKGTYVASENYTAKLIASAYQTTEQEYYDILAEYRLGEVNTSIGDEDLGEVEFTEGIGGQLTHARNDLDALIFNVEHKGIATVGENTIEYGIKYTHEDIRDRVQEYEIIDSAGFSIRPPIRDFANDQPYEPYTSPIVPYTTIRATNDVQIDRVSGYAQWSRRTTLGSNDLWLNAGVRAHNWNVSGDGIESTSQTVFSPRGQVSLKPDWDMDMLFRLSGGLYHQPPFYRELRDSTGTVRPGVKAQQAVHVVLGNDYSFDLWGRPFRLNSEIYYKQLTDVNPYTLENVRIRYRANNNAVAYAYGLDARLAGEFVPGTESWVSFGYLKTEENIDDRGYIFRPTDQRLKFAVLFQDYVKIIPDLKMYLNLVYNTGLPGGSPSYADPYDYQIRLPDYKRADLGVSYVIVNEDKLRDKGWLKPFKELTLGAEIFNIFDVQNSITNTFVRDVYTKVQYAIPNYLSPRVYNVRLTAKF from the coding sequence TTGAAAACTAAATCACTACCCCTACTCTTTGTTCTTTTGTTTATTTCTACGGCATTATTTTCTCAAAAAGCCGTTGTTAAAGGTGTTATTCTAAACGAAGAAAACCAACCCGTTGTTGGTGCTTCCGTATCCTATGAAAACGAAGGGACGCTTTCAGATTTTAATGGATATTACTTAATAGAAATTCCGGCTAATCAAGATGTAACGCTTACCTTTTCACACGTAAGTCACAAAAAAGTACAATTATCACTTAACCTTGGCACCAATGAAGATTATGAACTTAATCCCGTTATGAGTACCAATGTTGAACAAATTGCTACAGTAGTAATTTCTGGAAGAGAACGTAAACGCGTACAAGGAATTACTACCATTAGCCCTGAAGCAATACGAAAAATACCGGGTGCCAATGCCGGTGTAGAAAATTTACTAAAATCGCTTCCCGGTGTAAATAGCAATAATGCATTGAGTACACAATATGCCGTTCGTGGTGGTAACTATGATGAAAACTTGGTTTATGTAAATGAAATTGAAGTGTATCGTCCATTTTTAATACGAAGCGGCCAACAAGAAGGACTAAGCTTTGTAAATAGTGATTTAACCGCCAATGTAGATTTCTCTGCCGGAGGATTTCAAGCAAAATATGGAGACAAACTTTCTTCGGTTCTTGATATCACCTATAGAAGACCTGCTGATTTTAGCGCTACTGCAGATTTAAGTTTGTTAGGGGCTAGCGTTTCAGCCGGAGGAATTTCAAATAACGGAAGGTTAACCGGTATTGTTGGACTGCGATATAGAGACAACAGCCTATTTGTAGATGCCAAACAAACTGAAACCAACTTTAAACCTCGATTTGCAGATGCACAAACGTATTTAACGTATAAATTCAGTAATAAGTTTGAATTAGGATTCCTCGGAAATATCTCACTCAATAGTTATGATTATGAGCCATTAACTAGACAAACAAATTTTGGAACACTTTCAGATCCTAGAGCACTTGTTGTTTTCTACGAAGGTCAAGAAGAAGATCGCTATAAAACGTATTTTGGAGCTTTAAAAGGAACCTATGTTGCTTCTGAAAATTACACAGCAAAACTTATTGCATCTGCATATCAAACAACCGAACAAGAATATTATGATATTTTAGCCGAATATCGCTTAGGCGAAGTAAATACTAGTATTGGTGATGAAGATTTAGGTGAAGTAGAATTTACCGAAGGCATAGGCGGCCAATTAACTCACGCTCGTAATGATCTAGATGCCTTAATTTTTAATGTAGAACACAAAGGTATTGCCACAGTGGGTGAAAACACAATTGAATATGGTATAAAATATACTCATGAAGACATTCGTGATCGCGTACAAGAATATGAAATTATTGACTCTGCCGGATTTTCTATAAGACCACCCATAAGAGATTTTGCAAACGACCAACCGTATGAGCCTTACACATCCCCCATTGTTCCTTATACAACTATACGAGCAACAAACGATGTACAAATAGATCGTGTTTCAGGATATGCACAATGGAGCCGCAGAACTACTTTAGGATCTAATGATCTTTGGTTAAATGCCGGAGTACGAGCTCATAACTGGAATGTAAGCGGCGACGGGATAGAAAGCACCTCGCAAACGGTTTTTAGTCCGCGTGGTCAAGTTTCTTTAAAACCAGATTGGGATATGGATATGCTCTTTCGCCTTTCTGGTGGATTGTATCACCAACCTCCCTTTTATAGAGAATTACGAGATTCAACAGGAACTGTAAGACCGGGTGTAAAAGCTCAACAAGCGGTTCATGTCGTTTTAGGCAATGATTACAGTTTTGACCTTTGGGGAAGACCTTTTCGTTTAAACTCTGAAATTTATTACAAACAACTAACCGATGTAAACCCATATACTCTTGAAAATGTTCGTATACGTTACAGAGCCAATAATAATGCTGTCGCATATGCTTATGGATTGGATGCGCGTTTGGCTGGGGAGTTTGTCCCGGGTACCGAAAGTTGGGTAAGTTTTGGTTACTTGAAAACCGAAGAAAATATTGATGATCGTGGTTATATTTTTAGACCTACCGACCAACGATTAAAATTTGCTGTATTATTTCAGGATTATGTAAAAATTATTCCTGATTTAAAGATGTATTTAAACCTAGTATACAACACAGGTTTACCTGGTGGCTCTCCTAGCTATGCAGACCCCTATGACTACCAAATACGCTTACCAGATTATAAAAGAGCCGATCTAGGAGTTTCATATGTTATTGTAAATGAAGACAAGTTAAGAGACAAAGGTTGGTTAAAGCCTTTTAAAGAACTAACACTTGGTGCCGAAATATTCAACATTTTTGATGTTCAAAACTCAATAACCAATACGTTTGTGCGTGATGTGTATACTAAAGTTCAATACGCCATCCCTAACTATTTATCGCCAAGAGTGTACAACGTAAGACTTACAGCTAAGTTTTAA
- a CDS encoding M23 family metallopeptidase, with protein sequence MNKFLLCFLLASISAFGQKSIPENYFSNPLDISMILSGSFGELRSNHFHSGLDIKTQQRTGLPVYAPADGYVSRIKVSHYGYGKALYIKHPNGYSTVYAHLDNYAGAIAEYVKERQYNKEEFEIELFPNAADLKVNKGDLIAYTGNTGGSGGPHLHFEIRDAASRPMNPLLFGINVPDSKRPLVSSVIAYPIGEDAQVNNDQNPVKLRLILQKDGNYKAENVQAFGKIGFGVSTNDQLDGASNKNGVYQIKTNYNGTEKINIHFEKFSFAETRYLNRYIDYEYWMKNRSRVQKLFREANNPLSIIKNEDTDGYIDVQEGFNSNYTITITDFEGNKTSIVIPIEGKKSENSTPKQINKTDDYIYSNQATSITKGKYSVYIPANSLYEDSFLAIDTKGDTLHLHEDHIPIHKNITITADISNYKTTDKDKLYIGRLNYYGKPYYNTTYRKGDKLSAKTRTFGTYVLASDTTGPTINPINFDDGKWISSNKTLELSINDDLSGISSYRATINGKFILMEYDYKKDVIKYNFDDNIISETENNLKVIVTDNVGNSTTFEATFFRKQ encoded by the coding sequence ATGAATAAATTTTTATTATGCTTTTTATTAGCGAGCATTTCCGCTTTTGGGCAAAAATCGATTCCTGAAAACTATTTTAGCAATCCGCTTGATATCTCCATGATACTATCAGGTAGTTTTGGTGAACTAAGAAGCAATCACTTTCATAGTGGTCTAGACATCAAAACCCAACAACGAACCGGGCTTCCGGTATATGCTCCAGCAGATGGATACGTAAGCCGAATTAAAGTTTCGCATTATGGATATGGAAAAGCGTTATACATAAAACACCCTAATGGATACAGCACTGTTTATGCTCATTTAGACAATTATGCAGGTGCAATTGCAGAATATGTAAAAGAGAGACAATACAATAAGGAGGAGTTTGAAATTGAACTATTTCCTAATGCAGCAGACCTGAAAGTTAATAAAGGTGATTTAATTGCTTATACTGGCAATACAGGCGGGAGCGGTGGTCCTCATTTACATTTTGAAATACGAGACGCTGCATCACGCCCTATGAATCCATTGCTTTTTGGTATTAATGTTCCAGATTCAAAAAGACCTTTAGTAAGCAGTGTTATTGCCTATCCTATAGGTGAAGACGCACAAGTAAATAATGATCAAAACCCTGTAAAACTTCGATTAATTTTACAAAAAGATGGAAATTATAAAGCTGAAAACGTACAGGCTTTTGGAAAAATAGGATTTGGAGTATCTACCAATGATCAATTGGACGGAGCTTCCAATAAAAATGGTGTGTATCAAATTAAAACCAACTACAACGGCACCGAAAAAATCAATATCCATTTTGAGAAATTTTCATTTGCAGAAACTCGCTATCTCAATAGATATATTGATTATGAATATTGGATGAAAAATAGAAGTCGGGTTCAAAAACTTTTTAGAGAAGCCAATAACCCCTTAAGTATCATAAAAAATGAAGATACAGATGGCTATATAGACGTGCAAGAAGGCTTTAACTCAAATTATACTATTACTATCACAGATTTTGAAGGAAATAAAACATCAATAGTCATACCTATTGAAGGCAAAAAAAGTGAAAATAGCACACCAAAACAAATAAACAAAACAGACGATTATATCTATTCAAATCAAGCTACATCAATTACCAAAGGAAAATACAGTGTGTACATCCCTGCTAATAGCTTGTATGAAGATTCCTTCTTAGCAATTGACACAAAAGGTGATACGCTTCATTTACACGAAGATCATATTCCTATTCATAAAAATATTACTATTACAGCAGATATTTCAAATTATAAAACAACAGATAAAGACAAACTTTACATAGGAAGGTTAAATTACTACGGAAAACCTTATTACAACACAACTTATAGAAAAGGTGACAAGTTATCTGCAAAAACCCGAACGTTTGGCACCTATGTTTTGGCAAGTGATACCACAGGGCCCACTATTAACCCTATAAATTTTGATGATGGCAAGTGGATTAGTAGCAATAAAACACTAGAACTTTCTATTAATGATGATTTAAGCGGAATTAGTTCATACCGAGCAACTATTAACGGAAAATTCATTTTAATGGAATATGATTACAAAAAAGACGTTATAAAGTATAATTTTGATGATAATATCATTTCAGAAACCGAAAATAATTTGAAAGTAATTGTTACCGATAATGTGGGAAATAGTACTACATTTGAAGCAACTTTTTTCAGAAAACAATAA
- a CDS encoding cell division protein ZapA → MSDQLKIKLSIADRVYPLTINPSQEEGLRLATKKIEEMIKRFEKNYAVRDKQDVLAMCALQFAAQVEQKQIDKTNDKQEMEEKLEALNQLLHEHLS, encoded by the coding sequence ATGTCAGACCAACTTAAAATAAAGCTTTCTATTGCAGATCGTGTATACCCGTTGACAATTAATCCTTCCCAAGAAGAAGGGCTTCGGTTAGCCACAAAAAAAATAGAAGAAATGATTAAGCGGTTTGAAAAAAATTATGCTGTACGAGACAAGCAAGATGTATTAGCTATGTGTGCATTACAATTTGCAGCTCAAGTAGAGCAAAAACAGATTGATAAAACAAATGACAAGCAGGAAATGGAAGAAAAGCTAGAAGCTTTAAACCAATTACTGCACGAGCACTTGTCATAA
- the rny gene encoding ribonuclease Y: MDNMVTLLIVGIVALALGFLIAKLIERNNSSQLIMSAKKDAASIIKEAKTEAEAIKKDKILQAKEKFIELKSEHEKVINKREKKMSEAEKRTKDKESQVSSELAKTKKLNAQIEGKQKEYDERLEFLDKRQAEVEKLHKSQIEQLEVISSLSADEAKAQLVESLKDEAKTDAMAYVQSSIEEAKMTAQQEAKKIIINTIQRIGTEEAIDNCVSVFNLESDDVKGRIIGREGRNIRALEAATGVEIIVDDTPEAIILSCFDSVRREVARLSLHKLVTDGRIHPARIEEIVKKTSKQIEDEILEVGKRTVIDLGIHGLSPELIKAVGRMRYRSSYGQNLLHHSREVARLCGVMASELGLNPKLAKRAGLLHDIGKVPETETEVPHAILGMQWAEKYGEKPEVCNAIGAHHDEIEMTSLLSPIVQVCDAISGARPGARRQVLDSYIQRLKDLEDIAFGFNGVNKAYAIQAGRELRVMVESEKVSDDKAAQLSFEISQKIQTDMTYPGQVKVTVIRETRAVNVAK, encoded by the coding sequence ATGGACAATATGGTTACCCTATTAATTGTTGGGATTGTCGCTTTAGCATTAGGCTTTTTAATAGCCAAATTGATAGAGCGAAACAACTCATCCCAGCTTATAATGTCAGCAAAAAAAGATGCTGCTTCTATTATAAAAGAAGCAAAAACTGAAGCTGAAGCAATAAAAAAAGATAAAATACTTCAGGCAAAAGAAAAGTTTATTGAACTAAAATCTGAACACGAAAAAGTGATCAATAAACGTGAAAAAAAGATGTCTGAAGCTGAAAAGCGTACAAAAGACAAAGAGTCTCAAGTATCAAGTGAATTAGCAAAAACCAAAAAGCTAAACGCACAAATAGAAGGAAAACAAAAGGAATACGATGAGCGTCTAGAATTTTTGGACAAAAGACAAGCTGAAGTAGAAAAATTACACAAAAGCCAAATAGAACAGCTAGAAGTAATTTCATCACTCTCTGCAGATGAAGCAAAAGCACAACTAGTTGAAAGCCTCAAAGACGAAGCAAAAACCGATGCTATGGCTTACGTGCAATCTTCAATTGAAGAAGCCAAGATGACCGCTCAACAAGAGGCCAAAAAAATTATTATTAATACAATTCAACGCATAGGTACCGAAGAAGCCATTGATAATTGTGTGTCTGTTTTTAACCTAGAAAGCGACGATGTAAAAGGTAGAATTATTGGTCGTGAAGGTAGAAACATTCGTGCCTTAGAAGCAGCCACAGGAGTAGAAATTATAGTAGATGATACCCCAGAAGCTATTATATTATCTTGCTTTGATTCTGTACGAAGAGAAGTAGCTAGACTTTCATTGCATAAACTGGTTACAGACGGTCGTATACACCCAGCTCGTATTGAAGAGATTGTTAAAAAAACATCTAAGCAAATAGAAGATGAAATTCTTGAGGTAGGTAAGCGTACGGTTATCGATCTTGGTATTCACGGTTTGAGCCCTGAATTGATTAAAGCTGTAGGTAGAATGAGATACCGTTCTTCATATGGTCAAAATTTATTACATCACTCACGCGAAGTAGCCAGATTGTGCGGTGTAATGGCTTCTGAATTAGGACTGAATCCAAAACTTGCCAAACGCGCCGGATTATTACACGATATTGGTAAAGTACCCGAAACCGAAACTGAAGTACCTCACGCTATTTTAGGAATGCAATGGGCTGAAAAATATGGAGAAAAACCTGAAGTATGTAATGCAATTGGTGCTCACCACGATGAAATTGAAATGACAAGTCTTTTATCACCAATAGTACAAGTTTGTGATGCTATAAGTGGTGCTCGTCCAGGAGCACGCCGTCAAGTTTTAGATAGTTATATTCAACGATTGAAAGATCTAGAGGATATTGCTTTTGGCTTCAATGGTGTTAATAAAGCCTATGCTATTCAAGCAGGACGTGAATTGCGTGTTATGGTAGAAAGTGAAAAAGTAAGCGATGACAAAGCAGCACAACTTTCTTTTGAAATTTCTCAAAAAATACAAACAGATATGACCTATCCTGGTCAAGTAAAAGTTACGGTAATACGCGAAACAAGAGCTGTTAATGTAGCTAAATAA
- a CDS encoding aldo/keto reductase — MKKLTFDNGDTMHAIGLGTWKATGNDVKNAVKEALYAGYRHIDTAAVYGNEEVIGEALSEVFAEGNILREDVFVTSKLWNDAHQEGYVIPAIEDTLKKLKLDYLDLYLIHWPVAFKPGVGFPEKSSDYLTPEEAPISTTWKQMEEAKRTGHTKHIGVSNFSKEKLKDLINSAEIKPEMNQVEMHPYLQQNDLVEFCKKENILMTAYSPLGSGDRSAAMKGEDEPNLMEIDEINEIAKKQGASAAQVLINWHTQRDIATIPKSASKEHIKDNFKAAAVELDEDDMKKIAGLNKNYRFITGKFFENPEKGYENIYND, encoded by the coding sequence ATGAAAAAACTAACATTTGATAATGGCGACACTATGCACGCCATAGGACTAGGAACGTGGAAAGCCACAGGAAACGATGTAAAAAACGCTGTAAAAGAAGCACTTTATGCCGGATACAGACACATAGATACAGCAGCCGTTTATGGAAATGAAGAAGTAATAGGCGAAGCACTTTCTGAAGTTTTTGCTGAAGGAAATATTTTACGAGAAGATGTTTTTGTTACCTCAAAGCTTTGGAATGATGCCCACCAAGAAGGCTATGTAATTCCGGCAATTGAAGACACATTAAAAAAACTCAAACTTGATTATTTAGATTTATATTTGATTCATTGGCCTGTAGCGTTTAAACCGGGAGTAGGTTTTCCTGAAAAATCATCAGATTATTTAACTCCTGAAGAAGCACCTATAAGCACTACGTGGAAACAAATGGAAGAAGCAAAAAGAACCGGCCATACTAAGCATATTGGTGTTTCAAATTTCAGTAAAGAAAAATTGAAAGATTTAATAAATTCTGCTGAAATTAAACCTGAAATGAATCAAGTAGAAATGCATCCTTACTTACAACAAAATGATTTGGTTGAGTTTTGTAAAAAAGAAAATATATTGATGACAGCTTATTCTCCATTAGGATCAGGTGATAGAAGTGCCGCTATGAAAGGTGAAGATGAACCCAATTTAATGGAAATTGATGAGATTAATGAAATTGCCAAAAAGCAAGGTGCTTCAGCAGCTCAAGTACTTATCAATTGGCACACACAGAGAGATATTGCAACCATTCCAAAATCTGCTAGTAAGGAACACATTAAAGATAACTTTAAAGCAGCAGCTGTAGAACTTGATGAAGATGATATGAAAAAAATTGCCGGATTAAATAAAAATTACCGTTTTATCACCGGTAAATTTTTTGAAAATCCAGAAAAAGGATATGAAAATATTTACAATGATTAA
- the xerD gene encoding site-specific tyrosine recombinase XerD, with protein MKWQQALEDYKNYLRIERGLSQNTIKNYSLDLEKLIKWIDAASIQKTPITISEETVQQFIYTIAKEMQPQSQSRIISGLRGFFNYLVFEEYRETNPMELIESPKIARKLPDTLSTEEIDTLIQAIDLGHPQGERNRAIIETLYACGLRVSELTSLQLSDLFFEEGFIKVSGKGDKERFVPIGGNTIKFINIYKNEVRNHISIQPKAKDTLFLNRRGNPLTRAMIFTIVKQLAEKAGISKKISPHTFRHSFATHLLENGADLRSIQQMLGHESITTTEIYTHVDASHLAEVIHKFHPRK; from the coding sequence ATGAAATGGCAACAAGCTCTAGAAGATTATAAAAACTATTTACGCATTGAACGAGGTCTTTCTCAAAATACCATAAAAAATTACTCATTAGACCTAGAGAAGCTTATAAAGTGGATTGATGCAGCATCTATACAAAAAACACCCATTACCATTTCAGAAGAGACTGTACAGCAATTTATTTATACTATTGCAAAAGAAATGCAGCCTCAATCGCAAAGTAGAATCATTTCAGGATTACGAGGGTTTTTTAATTATTTGGTTTTTGAAGAATATAGAGAAACCAATCCTATGGAGTTAATAGAAAGCCCAAAAATTGCCAGAAAATTACCCGATACACTTTCTACAGAAGAAATAGATACCCTTATTCAAGCTATAGATTTGGGACATCCGCAAGGAGAACGTAACAGAGCAATAATTGAAACCCTATACGCTTGTGGTTTGCGCGTTTCCGAATTGACATCCTTACAACTTTCAGATTTGTTTTTTGAAGAAGGCTTTATAAAAGTTTCAGGTAAAGGTGATAAAGAACGTTTTGTTCCTATTGGCGGTAATACGATTAAGTTTATAAACATTTATAAAAACGAAGTACGCAATCATATTTCAATTCAACCCAAGGCAAAAGACACCTTATTTTTAAACAGAAGAGGCAATCCATTAACTCGAGCTATGATTTTTACAATTGTAAAGCAATTGGCTGAAAAAGCAGGAATTTCTAAAAAGATAAGTCCGCATACATTTAGGCATTCTTTTGCGACACATTTACTAGAAAATGGTGCAGATTTGCGTTCTATTCAACAAATGCTTGGTCATGAAAGCATTACTACTACTGAAATTTATACACACGTAGATGCATCACATCTGGCAGAAGTAATACACAAATTTCATCCACGGAAATAG
- a CDS encoding porin family protein — translation MKKLILGILTVFTITATQAQGLDLGIKAGVNFATLNDATNLDNRTGFVAGAFVGAKLSDNVGIQADLLYSQQGAEFEGKEFDLNYVNVPVVAKFFVFKGLHIHAGPQFGFKIDDNTQSLFGELFNDAAVKDFDLSGVAGIGYDLPLGIRIEGRYNFGLSDVGEEDEFEFGKNSVYTLSIGYSFL, via the coding sequence ATGAAAAAATTAATTTTAGGAATTTTAACCGTATTTACCATTACAGCAACACAAGCTCAAGGTCTAGACTTAGGTATTAAGGCCGGTGTAAACTTTGCAACTTTAAATGATGCAACAAACCTAGACAATAGAACTGGATTTGTAGCAGGAGCATTTGTGGGAGCAAAACTAAGTGATAATGTAGGTATTCAAGCAGACTTGCTGTATTCACAACAAGGAGCTGAGTTTGAAGGTAAAGAATTTGATTTAAATTATGTAAATGTTCCTGTAGTAGCAAAGTTTTTTGTTTTTAAAGGCTTACATATACACGCAGGACCTCAATTTGGTTTCAAAATAGATGATAATACACAGTCTTTATTTGGTGAACTTTTTAATGATGCAGCTGTAAAAGACTTTGATTTATCTGGAGTAGCCGGTATAGGTTATGATTTACCTTTGGGTATTAGAATTGAAGGAAGATACAATTTTGGCCTTTCAGATGTAGGTGAAGAAGATGAATTTGAATTTGGTAAAAACAGTGTTTACACGTTGTCAATTGGTTACAGTTTCCTTTAA
- a CDS encoding porin family protein, giving the protein MKKVFFIAVLAVLGVTTTQAQEVRLGAKGGVNFSSLSGDGFDAFDDPEGRTTFHIGAFAEIPVTERFSVQPEVLYSGQGFDLISREGADDVEVQLDYINVPVMAKFYLVEGLYAEAGPQIGFNVKNEIDSDPDDVGSGSTELDGDLFNDIDFSVGVGAGYQFNNGLFFNARYNFGLTDIVNNEDIPFDVDAKNSVFALSAGYSF; this is encoded by the coding sequence ATGAAAAAAGTATTTTTTATTGCGGTATTAGCCGTATTGGGTGTAACTACAACACAAGCTCAAGAAGTAAGACTAGGAGCTAAAGGTGGTGTTAATTTCTCATCTCTATCAGGCGACGGTTTTGACGCCTTTGATGATCCTGAGGGCAGAACAACCTTTCATATAGGTGCATTTGCTGAAATTCCAGTTACTGAACGTTTCTCTGTACAACCAGAGGTATTATACTCAGGACAAGGATTTGATTTAATAAGTAGAGAAGGAGCAGATGATGTAGAAGTTCAACTAGACTACATTAATGTTCCTGTAATGGCTAAATTTTATCTTGTGGAAGGATTATACGCCGAAGCTGGGCCACAAATCGGTTTTAACGTTAAAAATGAAATAGATAGCGACCCAGATGATGTAGGTTCTGGATCTACTGAACTTGACGGTGATTTATTTAATGATATTGATTTTTCTGTAGGAGTAGGTGCAGGATATCAATTTAATAATGGATTGTTTTTTAACGCACGTTATAACTTCGGTTTAACCGATATTGTAAATAACGAAGACATTCCTTTTGATGTTGATGCAAAAAACTCAGTATTTGCTCTATCGGCAGGATACTCATTCTAA
- the aroQ gene encoding type II 3-dehydroquinate dehydratase — MKIIIINGPNLNLLGKRETDVYGDQSFNDFFTKLQFKHKTIELEQFQSNIEGELINKLQEVGYEYDGIILNAAAYTHTSVGIGDAVKAIETPVVEVHISNTFSREDFRHRSYVSPNAKGVIVGFGLQSYELALKSFITD, encoded by the coding sequence ATGAAAATAATTATAATCAACGGCCCAAACTTAAATCTCCTTGGTAAACGTGAAACCGATGTGTATGGAGATCAATCATTCAATGATTTTTTTACCAAGTTACAGTTTAAACATAAAACAATTGAGCTAGAACAGTTTCAATCAAATATTGAAGGTGAATTAATTAATAAACTTCAAGAAGTTGGGTATGAATATGACGGTATAATTTTAAATGCAGCAGCCTACACACATACTTCGGTTGGTATTGGTGATGCAGTAAAAGCTATTGAAACTCCGGTGGTTGAAGTACATATTTCAAACACGTTTTCACGAGAAGACTTTAGACATAGATCATACGTGTCACCCAATGCAAAAGGTGTAATTGTAGGGTTTGGTCTCCAAAGTTATGAACTGGCTTTAAAAAGTTTTATTACAGATTAA
- a CDS encoding diphthine--ammonia ligase, whose protein sequence is MNKTYVNWSSGKDAALAYYLLKQNPKYQVSKLLTTVNKDLQRISMHGLQEALLDAQAESMGISLQKIYLPQQTSMQVYNTKMLEATKALRLENFSHAAFGDIFLEDLKKYREEQLKNVSLKAVFPLWKQDTSVVMRQFLKLGFKAITVCVNAKVLDKSFVGREVNETFLNDLPKTVDPCGENGEFHTFVYDGPIFKHPIPFKIGEKVLKSYSPSKNDDDDCFTNDTKSWDTEFWYCDLLPK, encoded by the coding sequence ATGAATAAAACATATGTAAACTGGAGCTCTGGGAAAGACGCAGCATTAGCATATTATCTTCTGAAACAAAACCCCAAGTATCAAGTTTCAAAATTACTTACAACAGTAAATAAAGACTTACAGCGCATCTCTATGCACGGATTGCAAGAAGCGTTACTAGACGCTCAAGCTGAAAGTATGGGAATTTCACTTCAAAAAATATACTTACCCCAACAAACCTCAATGCAAGTATATAATACCAAAATGCTAGAAGCAACAAAAGCATTAAGACTTGAAAACTTTTCACACGCAGCTTTTGGTGATATATTTTTAGAAGACTTAAAAAAATACCGAGAAGAGCAATTAAAAAATGTAAGTTTAAAAGCTGTTTTCCCTCTTTGGAAACAAGACACATCAGTGGTAATGCGTCAATTTTTAAAATTAGGCTTTAAAGCAATAACCGTTTGTGTGAATGCAAAAGTATTAGACAAATCATTTGTAGGAAGAGAGGTTAATGAAACTTTTTTAAATGATTTACCTAAAACTGTAGATCCATGTGGTGAGAATGGTGAATTTCACACTTTTGTATACGATGGCCCTATTTTTAAACATCCGATACCTTTTAAAATAGGAGAGAAGGTGTTAAAGTCATATAGCCCTTCAAAAAACGATGATGACGACTGCTTTACAAATGATACCAAAAGTTGGGACACAGAGTTTTGGTACTGCGATTTACTTCCAAAATAA